The proteins below are encoded in one region of Syntrophotalea carbinolica DSM 2380:
- the thiS gene encoding sulfur carrier protein ThiS — translation MSQLTVNGKPLVLPLPATILDVLNRLNFDPTKVAAELNGTVVMRDAFGETDLNRNDCLEIVQFVGGG, via the coding sequence ATGTCGCAATTAACGGTAAACGGTAAACCATTGGTCCTGCCGCTGCCGGCAACCATTCTGGATGTGTTGAATCGTCTCAATTTCGACCCAACCAAAGTTGCCGCGGAGTTGAACGGAACCGTTGTCATGCGGGATGCCTTTGGTGAAACCGATCTGAACCGTAATGATTGTCTGGAAATCGTTCAATTCGTCGGCGGGGGCTGA
- a CDS encoding thiazole synthase — protein sequence MDELVIAGRSFSSRLMVGTGKFASNSLMADALAASGSQIVTVALRRVDIDRPEDDLLAHIDRDKYLLLPNTSGARDADEAVRLARLARAAGCEPWVKLEVTPDPYYLLPDPIETLKAAEILVKEGFVVLPYINADPVLAKHLQEAGTATVMPLGAPIGTNKGVRTRDNIAIIIEQAIVPVVVDAGLGAPSHVAEAMEMGADAVLVNTALAVTPDPAGMANAFRLGVEAGRRAFLAGLPAQQQKAEASSPLTGFLRDEQ from the coding sequence ATGGATGAACTCGTCATTGCCGGTCGGTCTTTTTCCTCCCGCCTGATGGTCGGGACCGGAAAATTCGCCTCCAACTCTCTGATGGCAGACGCCCTGGCCGCGTCGGGGTCGCAGATCGTCACCGTCGCTTTGCGCCGGGTCGACATCGACCGACCCGAAGACGATCTGCTGGCTCATATCGATCGGGACAAGTATCTGCTGCTGCCCAATACCAGCGGTGCCCGCGACGCCGACGAGGCTGTGCGCCTGGCGCGTCTGGCGCGCGCCGCCGGCTGCGAGCCCTGGGTCAAGCTGGAGGTCACTCCCGACCCTTACTATCTGCTGCCCGATCCCATCGAAACCCTCAAGGCCGCCGAAATTCTGGTCAAGGAAGGCTTTGTGGTGTTGCCCTACATCAATGCCGACCCGGTACTGGCCAAGCATCTGCAGGAAGCCGGCACCGCCACGGTGATGCCGCTGGGAGCGCCCATCGGCACCAACAAGGGGGTGCGCACCCGCGACAACATCGCCATTATCATCGAGCAGGCCATCGTACCGGTGGTGGTCGATGCGGGTCTTGGCGCACCGTCGCATGTGGCCGAGGCCATGGAGATGGGTGCCGATGCGGTGCTGGTCAATACCGCCCTGGCCGTGACCCCGGATCCCGCGGGTATGGCCAACGCCTTTCGCCTCGGGGTGGAGGCCGGGCGCCGCGCGTTTCTGGCGGGTCTTCCGGCCCAGCAACAGAAGGCCGAGGCGTCCAGCCCCCTGACCGGATTTTTGAGGGACGAACAGTGA
- a CDS encoding transporter, whose translation MRTVVKKISMLFLVATFLLIGGFATATQSFAADAIIPYSVIGTNEYNLPVNFDEPINLLLSYNLWQNTTDSWGPDGDDTSILLSVNKFARLFTIEGIDNWGFLWEAVLGYGGIGTESGDNLNGMIDPQVGFVAWTKPIPTWTACFEYWMYLPFGSNELTDNALSHAVTWMNNHQLFDGKVVVDWDLGYKIRGDQRKGGDRNELGNSLFTNWVVTYKHNPWINPSIHVDYETGEAGKSKDTGDTIASYDRLQVGIGNSMKITDRLLFDFWYSRGIAGRNTARSNAVYTRFIWSF comes from the coding sequence ATGAGAACAGTCGTTAAAAAAATTTCCATGCTGTTTCTGGTTGCAACCTTTTTGTTGATTGGTGGTTTTGCTACGGCAACGCAGTCGTTTGCCGCCGACGCTATCATCCCTTACAGTGTTATCGGAACGAACGAATATAATCTTCCCGTTAATTTTGATGAACCGATTAATCTGCTTCTTTCCTACAACCTCTGGCAAAACACAACGGATAGCTGGGGTCCTGATGGAGACGACACCAGTATCCTGCTTTCCGTAAATAAGTTTGCCCGTCTTTTTACCATCGAAGGTATTGATAACTGGGGCTTTCTGTGGGAAGCGGTTCTCGGCTATGGCGGTATCGGGACCGAGTCCGGCGACAATCTTAACGGCATGATCGATCCTCAGGTCGGTTTTGTTGCGTGGACCAAGCCTATTCCGACCTGGACCGCCTGCTTCGAATACTGGATGTATCTGCCCTTCGGCTCCAACGAACTTACCGATAATGCCCTTTCTCACGCTGTTACCTGGATGAACAATCATCAGTTGTTCGATGGTAAAGTTGTCGTCGACTGGGACCTCGGCTACAAGATCCGCGGCGACCAGCGTAAAGGCGGTGACCGGAACGAACTGGGCAACTCGCTGTTTACCAACTGGGTCGTTACCTATAAGCACAACCCCTGGATCAATCCCAGCATTCATGTCGATTATGAGACCGGTGAAGCCGGCAAGAGCAAGGATACCGGAGATACCATCGCTTCTTATGACCGGCTGCAGGTCGGTATCGGTAACAGCATGAAGATCACCGATCGCCTTCTGTTCGACTTCTGGTACAGCAGAGGCATCGCCGGGAGAAACACCGCGCGTTCCAATGCGGTTTATACCCGCTTCATCTGGTCCTTCTAA
- a CDS encoding DUF190 domain-containing protein, with protein MLKIFLNENTKDGNELLYEKIVQTAFEKGLAGSMVFRGVEGFGFCCEKCRTIHEGLTISKCQPMVIEFIDTEEKLAELVPVLKGMLKTGAMIMQDVDVLFDKY; from the coding sequence ATGTTGAAAATCTTTCTCAACGAAAACACCAAGGATGGAAATGAGCTTCTGTATGAAAAGATCGTGCAGACGGCATTTGAGAAGGGTTTGGCCGGGTCCATGGTGTTTCGGGGGGTCGAGGGTTTCGGTTTTTGTTGTGAAAAATGCCGAACCATCCATGAGGGCCTGACGATTTCCAAATGTCAGCCGATGGTTATCGAATTTATCGATACCGAAGAGAAGCTTGCCGAACTGGTTCCTGTTTTGAAGGGGATGCTTAAAACCGGTGCCATGATTATGCAGGATGTGGATGTTTTGTTTGACAAGTATTGA
- a CDS encoding 2,3-butanediol dehydrogenase, with translation MAETMKAAVWHAKKDIRVEEVPVPAPPKADEVQIKVDYCGICGSDLHEYLAGPIFIPTEPHPLTGHSGKTILGHEFSGTVVAVGSNVTTVRVGDKVAPDACQHCGTCVTCREGRYNVCEKLAFTGLMAEGAFAKYVNVPSNIVYVLPEGVTQEDAALIEPIATGFKAVRMAGTILGETIVVFGAGTIGLATLQCAKAAGAGRCIVVEMSAARKALAKECGADVILDPKECDVIAEIKKLTGGSGADVSFECIGNKITGPLAVEAIRNNGRAVIVGIFEEPSSFNFFSLSATDKKVIGTLAYTLDDFKGVSLLLANGAIKAAPMITGKIELDDIVDKGFEELVNNKDAHIKILVKP, from the coding sequence ATGGCTGAAACGATGAAGGCAGCAGTATGGCATGCAAAAAAAGACATCCGCGTAGAGGAAGTACCTGTACCGGCTCCGCCCAAGGCTGACGAAGTTCAGATCAAAGTGGATTACTGTGGTATCTGCGGATCCGACCTGCATGAATACCTCGCAGGCCCGATCTTTATCCCCACCGAGCCCCATCCCCTGACCGGCCACAGCGGCAAGACCATTCTGGGGCATGAATTCTCCGGTACGGTCGTGGCCGTTGGCTCCAATGTTACCACCGTGCGGGTTGGCGACAAAGTCGCTCCCGATGCATGTCAGCACTGCGGCACCTGCGTTACCTGCCGCGAAGGGCGCTACAACGTCTGCGAAAAACTGGCTTTTACCGGTCTGATGGCCGAAGGCGCGTTCGCCAAATACGTTAACGTTCCCTCCAATATCGTCTATGTGCTTCCCGAAGGTGTCACTCAGGAAGACGCAGCTCTGATCGAGCCCATCGCCACCGGTTTCAAAGCCGTGCGCATGGCCGGCACCATCCTCGGCGAGACCATCGTGGTTTTCGGCGCGGGTACTATCGGTCTCGCTACCCTGCAGTGTGCCAAGGCTGCCGGCGCCGGTAGATGCATCGTTGTTGAAATGTCCGCCGCTCGCAAGGCCCTGGCCAAAGAGTGTGGCGCCGACGTTATTCTCGATCCCAAAGAATGCGACGTTATCGCCGAAATCAAGAAGCTGACCGGCGGTTCCGGTGCCGACGTATCCTTCGAGTGTATCGGCAACAAGATCACCGGCCCTCTGGCTGTAGAAGCTATTCGTAACAACGGCCGTGCCGTTATCGTCGGGATTTTCGAAGAGCCCAGCTCTTTCAACTTCTTCAGCCTCAGTGCTACCGACAAGAAGGTTATCGGTACCCTGGCTTACACCCTGGATGACTTCAAAGGCGTAAGTCTGCTGCTGGCCAACGGCGCAATCAAAGCCGCTCCGATGATCACCGGCAAAATTGAGCTCGACGATATCGTCGACAAAGGTTTTGAAGAGCTGGTCAACAACAAGGATGCCCATATCAAGATCCTTGTAAAACCTTAA
- the thiC gene encoding phosphomethylpyrimidine synthase ThiC — MMRKFHEITGTETGAVSGEAGTIGTRKVYVTGSRPDIRVPMKEIVQKVGAQDESGTELLKIYLYDTSGPFTDPGAAVNIRAGLPAMREAWIEERHDSMVLSQLSSEYGRQRLAGRVEGGQYFPEERLPRRAGKGCNVTQMHYARKGIVTPEMEYIAIRENQRRESLPELLKKQHPGDPRGTRMPQVITPEYVRDEVAAGRAVIPCNINHPECEPMIIGRNFLVKINANIGNSAMSSSIDEEVEKMIWAIRWGGDTVMDLSTGVDIHETREWIIRNSPVPIGTVPIYQALEKVGGQAEELSWEIFRDTLIEQAEQGVDYFTIHAGVRSNLLEAAQRRLTGIVSRGGSIMTKWCKAHGQESFLYTRFEEICEIAKAYDVTFSLGDGLRPGSIYDANDEAQIEELKTLGELTETAWRHDVQVMIEGPGHVPMHMIQENMDLQLKYCHGAPFYTLGPLVTDIAPGYDHITSAIGGTMMAWCGTAMLCYVTPKEHLGLPDKNDVREGIVAHKIAAHAADLAKGHPGAQARDNALSKARFEFRWQDQFALGLDPERAMGIRKALLPEDAEDKEQYCTMCGPDFCSMKITRSLREGAAGGKEE; from the coding sequence ATGATGAGAAAGTTCCATGAGATAACCGGTACGGAAACCGGAGCGGTTTCCGGAGAGGCTGGGACCATCGGCACGCGCAAGGTGTATGTAACCGGTTCGCGTCCCGATATCCGTGTGCCCATGAAGGAAATCGTACAGAAAGTTGGGGCGCAGGACGAGTCGGGCACGGAACTGCTGAAAATTTACCTGTATGATACTTCGGGGCCTTTCACCGATCCCGGCGCAGCGGTCAATATTCGCGCCGGTCTGCCCGCTATGCGGGAAGCATGGATCGAAGAGCGTCATGACAGTATGGTTTTGTCGCAGCTGAGTTCCGAGTACGGGCGCCAGCGTTTGGCGGGACGCGTTGAGGGGGGGCAATATTTCCCCGAAGAAAGATTGCCGCGTCGGGCCGGAAAAGGTTGCAACGTGACCCAGATGCATTATGCCCGCAAGGGCATTGTGACTCCCGAGATGGAATATATCGCTATTCGCGAGAATCAACGGCGCGAGAGTCTGCCCGAACTCCTTAAAAAACAGCATCCCGGAGATCCGCGCGGAACCCGGATGCCTCAGGTCATTACGCCGGAGTATGTGCGGGACGAAGTCGCCGCCGGTCGGGCGGTCATTCCGTGCAATATCAATCACCCCGAATGCGAGCCGATGATCATCGGTCGCAACTTTCTGGTTAAGATCAACGCCAATATAGGCAATTCGGCCATGTCTTCCTCTATCGACGAGGAAGTCGAAAAGATGATATGGGCCATTCGCTGGGGTGGCGACACGGTTATGGATCTTTCTACCGGGGTGGATATTCATGAAACCCGCGAATGGATCATTCGCAACAGCCCGGTACCCATCGGCACGGTGCCCATCTATCAGGCGCTTGAAAAAGTCGGCGGCCAGGCCGAGGAACTGAGCTGGGAGATCTTCCGTGATACGCTGATCGAGCAGGCTGAACAGGGCGTTGACTATTTCACCATTCACGCCGGGGTGCGCAGCAATCTGCTGGAGGCCGCCCAGCGGCGTCTTACCGGTATCGTTTCCCGAGGCGGCTCCATCATGACCAAGTGGTGCAAGGCCCACGGTCAGGAAAGCTTCCTCTATACGCGTTTCGAGGAAATCTGCGAGATCGCCAAGGCTTATGACGTTACCTTCTCGTTGGGAGACGGCCTGCGTCCCGGATCGATCTACGATGCCAACGATGAGGCACAGATTGAAGAGCTGAAAACCCTTGGCGAACTCACGGAAACGGCCTGGCGTCATGATGTGCAGGTGATGATAGAAGGCCCCGGTCATGTGCCCATGCATATGATTCAGGAAAACATGGATCTGCAGCTCAAGTATTGTCATGGTGCGCCGTTCTACACTCTCGGTCCCCTGGTGACGGATATCGCGCCGGGCTACGATCATATCACCTCGGCCATCGGCGGTACCATGATGGCTTGGTGCGGTACCGCCATGCTCTGCTATGTCACGCCCAAGGAGCATCTTGGGTTGCCGGATAAAAACGATGTTCGCGAGGGGATCGTGGCGCACAAGATCGCCGCCCATGCGGCCGATCTGGCCAAGGGCCACCCCGGGGCCCAGGCCCGTGACAATGCCTTGTCCAAGGCGCGTTTCGAGTTTCGCTGGCAGGACCAGTTCGCGTTGGGGCTCGATCCGGAGCGGGCCATGGGGATTCGCAAGGCGCTGCTCCCGGAAGACGCCGAGGACAAGGAGCAGTATTGCACCATGTGCGGTCCCGATTTTTGTTCCATGAAAATTACCCGCAGCTTGCGGGAAGGTGCCGCCGGGGGCAAAGAAGAATAG
- a CDS encoding DUF6506 family protein has product MALKAAFIFVAPGADPDKDRSVVATPEVELTVVGVSDYASAEKVAAALVAAGIVAIELCGGFGHAGTARIAKAVEGKAAVGVVRFDNHPGLDGKSGDSMF; this is encoded by the coding sequence ATGGCTCTGAAGGCTGCGTTTATATTTGTCGCTCCAGGCGCCGATCCGGACAAGGACCGTAGTGTTGTTGCCACACCTGAGGTGGAGTTGACCGTCGTCGGGGTGAGTGATTATGCGAGTGCTGAGAAAGTGGCTGCTGCGTTGGTAGCCGCAGGCATCGTCGCCATTGAATTGTGCGGCGGTTTCGGGCATGCCGGTACGGCACGCATTGCCAAGGCGGTAGAAGGGAAAGCCGCTGTCGGCGTCGTGCGATTTGATAACCATCCCGGACTGGACGGGAAGAGCGGCGACAGTATGTTCTGA
- a CDS encoding VOC family protein, which yields MKPLYNKVLQVAMVVKDCDAAVKLWADKYGIGPWNIYEFNPDTVNDMIIRGEKVDYAMRLALCDIGGVQWELIEPKDDKSIYAEFLKDKGEGLHHVAFGTDNYQETVKFYKDKGLPVLQGGEWSGLTYTYLDSQKDLNLIAEIYDLVPDFDWPEPQAVYPSAK from the coding sequence ATGAAACCTCTGTACAACAAAGTGCTGCAAGTAGCCATGGTTGTGAAGGATTGTGATGCTGCCGTAAAACTCTGGGCCGACAAATACGGCATCGGTCCCTGGAATATTTACGAATTCAACCCGGATACCGTTAACGACATGATCATCCGCGGCGAAAAGGTTGATTATGCCATGCGTCTCGCTTTGTGCGATATCGGGGGCGTTCAATGGGAGCTGATCGAGCCGAAAGACGACAAAAGCATTTACGCGGAGTTTCTTAAAGATAAGGGCGAAGGCCTGCATCATGTCGCTTTCGGAACCGACAATTATCAGGAAACCGTCAAGTTTTACAAGGATAAGGGGCTTCCCGTTCTGCAGGGTGGCGAATGGTCGGGGCTGACCTACACTTATCTCGATTCGCAAAAAGATCTCAACCTTATAGCGGAGATTTACGACCTCGTGCCTGATTTCGACTGGCCGGAACCGCAGGCTGTCTATCCATCCGCGAAATAG
- a CDS encoding DEAD/DEAH box helicase, producing MTEEVLTTFAELSLCPEINRVIEEIGYETPSPIQARSIPPLLEGRDLLGQAQTGTGKTAAFALPLLSRLDLSLRSPQVLVLTPTRELALQVAEAVQTYARHLQGFHVLPVYGGQNMGQQLRQLQRGAHVVVGTPGRIQDHLRRGTLKLDRLSCVVVDEADEMLKMGFIDDVEQILEHAPEQRQTALFSATMPNEVLKVARRHLREPVEVRIKAKTSTVETISQRFWQVRGVRKLDALTRILEAEDIDAMIVFVRTKIATVELAEKLEARGFSSAALNGDMTQALREKTVERLKSGSLDIVVATDVAARGLDVQRISHVVNYDIPYDTESYVHRIGRTGRAGREGSAILFVAPRERRMLAAIEQATRQKIAPMKLPSRQDITNRRVALFKEQILDAMQSQDLEFFEDLIDGIQQEFDTEPRTVAAALTYLLQKDRPLLPDEEAFEEVLPASGGRFDGGGRSHADEGLQRYRIEVGRVHGVVPGHIVGAIANEAKISSRDIGQIKIYHDFSLVDLPADLSPAVMRHLQKVWVCGQQLQLVPDLGPGPRQERPPRRRSGGRSFDKRGGKPGRKKFSGGKRPPKKTR from the coding sequence ATGACTGAAGAAGTGCTTACCACCTTTGCCGAATTATCTTTGTGCCCCGAAATCAATCGCGTTATTGAGGAAATCGGGTACGAAACACCGTCTCCCATCCAGGCGCGCAGTATCCCGCCGTTGCTGGAAGGCCGGGATCTTTTGGGTCAGGCCCAGACCGGTACGGGGAAAACCGCAGCCTTTGCCCTGCCGTTACTCAGTCGTCTCGATTTGTCGCTGCGAAGCCCGCAGGTGCTGGTGTTGACCCCGACACGCGAGCTGGCCTTGCAGGTTGCCGAGGCGGTGCAGACCTATGCCCGCCATCTGCAGGGGTTTCATGTGCTGCCCGTGTATGGAGGACAGAATATGGGACAACAGTTGCGCCAGTTGCAGCGCGGTGCCCATGTCGTGGTCGGTACTCCGGGGCGCATCCAGGATCATCTGCGGCGCGGCACTCTGAAGCTCGATCGCCTGTCCTGCGTGGTGGTCGACGAGGCCGATGAGATGCTTAAAATGGGGTTTATCGACGATGTCGAGCAGATTCTTGAGCATGCGCCGGAACAGCGGCAGACGGCTCTTTTCTCCGCCACCATGCCCAACGAGGTGCTCAAGGTCGCGCGTCGTCACCTGCGGGAACCCGTCGAGGTGCGCATCAAGGCCAAAACCTCCACGGTTGAGACCATTTCCCAGCGCTTTTGGCAGGTCAGGGGGGTGCGTAAGCTCGATGCCCTGACGAGGATTCTCGAGGCCGAAGACATCGACGCCATGATCGTTTTCGTGCGGACCAAGATTGCCACTGTCGAGTTGGCGGAGAAGCTCGAGGCGCGGGGGTTTTCCAGTGCGGCTTTGAACGGCGATATGACCCAGGCTCTGCGGGAGAAAACGGTTGAACGCCTCAAAAGCGGGAGCCTCGATATCGTTGTCGCCACCGATGTCGCGGCCCGTGGTCTTGATGTTCAGCGCATCAGCCATGTGGTCAACTATGATATCCCTTACGACACGGAATCTTACGTACATCGCATCGGTCGTACCGGCCGGGCGGGGCGCGAAGGTTCGGCTATCCTGTTTGTGGCTCCCCGCGAGCGACGTATGCTCGCAGCGATCGAACAGGCGACGCGGCAGAAGATCGCGCCCATGAAACTGCCGAGTCGCCAGGACATTACCAATCGGCGGGTCGCTCTTTTCAAGGAGCAGATTCTCGATGCCATGCAGTCGCAGGATCTTGAGTTTTTCGAAGATTTGATCGACGGTATTCAGCAGGAATTCGATACCGAACCCCGAACCGTTGCCGCGGCTTTGACGTATCTTCTGCAGAAGGACCGCCCTCTGCTTCCTGATGAGGAGGCTTTCGAGGAGGTTCTGCCGGCTTCTGGCGGACGGTTCGATGGTGGCGGCCGGAGTCATGCCGACGAGGGGCTCCAGCGCTACCGCATCGAGGTCGGTCGGGTTCATGGCGTGGTACCCGGGCACATTGTCGGTGCTATCGCCAACGAGGCGAAAATCAGCAGTCGCGATATCGGTCAGATAAAGATCTATCACGATTTCAGTTTGGTTGACCTGCCAGCCGATCTTTCACCTGCCGTTATGCGCCATTTGCAAAAGGTCTGGGTTTGCGGTCAGCAGTTGCAGCTTGTCCCCGACCTCGGCCCCGGCCCTCGCCAGGAAAGGCCTCCCAGGCGTCGCTCCGGCGGGAGATCCTTCGACAAGCGCGGTGGCAAACCTGGACGGAAGAAATTTTCCGGTGGGAAGCGCCCGCCCAAAAAGACGCGATAG
- a CDS encoding sigma-54-dependent Fis family transcriptional regulator, which translates to MPEQEVNRHIQRIFSCVSGNRGNEGQQIEAPIVTSWERSLQHYGIDPSEPNPVQVLTAAELREYTRPIERFLRIAKAGVQFLHRQVADLGYSTLLCDAHGVTVDWRGDERFSRQWKDAGLYLGAVWNEHQEGTCGVGTALIEQTALTVHKGDHFRAKNANLTCSCAPIIGPSGKTMGLIDVSALHSPDSKESQHLALQLVMQSARMIESAYFLNQYEDQWVLKLNFERELAEVSSECLVAIDGEGRILAADRIACRTLGHEVPGGNLVGRFVREVFDLNFEKLLDVYSNSSMVLPIRTQATGLQLFACLRSPQAISVKPVGRVEPVAPPRRQVPLAGQPLTLDYLAGDDRKLQDSVERIKRVMNKPIPILLNGETGTGKEMFAQAIHHASRRADKPFVAVNCAAIPESLIESELFGYKDGAFTGARSKGMRGKILQSDGGTLFLDEIGDMPASLQPRLLRVLAEREVTPLGGETAIPVDLHVICATHRNILDMVASGAFREDLYYRLNGIAFELPSLRERSDLERLINDVLLIEAGNSVESVVIDDAAMRVMTDFCWPGNIRQLRNALRYALAVCDNGVITCADLPVDITVTGSTDPAAASLTASRRQPVAQLPEEPVRPPAASVVDEAVAGLNAMEQAERQVILEALQKYKWQVSKAVKEVGISRATMYRKMDKYAIVPPNKR; encoded by the coding sequence ATGCCTGAACAGGAAGTCAACCGGCATATTCAACGGATATTTTCCTGTGTTTCCGGTAACAGGGGCAATGAGGGGCAGCAAATCGAGGCTCCTATTGTTACCTCCTGGGAGCGTAGTCTTCAGCATTACGGTATCGATCCTAGTGAACCCAACCCGGTTCAGGTGCTGACAGCTGCCGAATTGCGGGAATATACCCGTCCTATCGAACGTTTCCTGCGTATTGCCAAAGCAGGGGTTCAGTTTCTGCACCGTCAGGTCGCCGACCTCGGTTACTCGACCCTGCTGTGCGACGCCCACGGGGTGACCGTCGACTGGCGGGGCGACGAGCGTTTTTCCCGCCAGTGGAAAGATGCCGGGCTCTATCTTGGTGCGGTGTGGAATGAGCATCAGGAGGGAACCTGCGGGGTTGGTACCGCGCTCATCGAGCAGACGGCTCTTACTGTTCACAAAGGCGATCACTTCCGAGCCAAAAACGCCAATCTGACATGCTCCTGTGCTCCCATTATCGGCCCGAGTGGCAAAACTATGGGGCTGATCGATGTTTCCGCTCTGCATTCTCCCGATTCCAAGGAGAGTCAGCACCTTGCCCTGCAGTTGGTCATGCAGTCCGCACGCATGATCGAAAGCGCCTATTTCCTCAATCAATATGAAGACCAGTGGGTGTTGAAGCTGAATTTCGAGCGGGAACTCGCCGAAGTGTCGAGTGAATGTCTGGTGGCCATCGATGGCGAAGGCAGGATCCTTGCCGCTGATCGCATCGCGTGTCGCACCCTGGGGCACGAAGTTCCCGGCGGCAATCTGGTGGGACGTTTTGTCCGGGAAGTGTTTGATCTGAATTTTGAAAAACTGCTGGATGTCTATTCCAATTCCAGTATGGTTTTGCCTATCCGGACCCAAGCCACCGGTCTCCAGCTGTTTGCCTGTTTGCGGAGCCCTCAGGCTATCTCGGTCAAGCCGGTGGGGCGCGTGGAGCCCGTCGCCCCGCCCCGGCGCCAGGTGCCGCTGGCGGGTCAGCCGTTGACCCTCGATTATCTGGCGGGGGACGATCGCAAGCTTCAGGACAGCGTCGAGCGTATCAAGCGGGTCATGAATAAACCCATTCCGATATTGCTCAACGGTGAGACGGGTACGGGCAAGGAGATGTTTGCCCAGGCTATCCATCATGCCAGTCGGCGTGCCGACAAGCCTTTTGTCGCGGTCAACTGCGCGGCAATCCCCGAATCCCTTATAGAAAGTGAACTGTTCGGCTATAAGGACGGGGCTTTTACCGGCGCTCGCAGTAAGGGGATGCGCGGCAAGATCCTGCAGTCGGACGGCGGAACCTTGTTTCTCGATGAAATCGGCGATATGCCGGCCAGTCTGCAGCCGAGGCTGTTGCGGGTTCTCGCGGAGCGCGAAGTCACCCCCCTGGGCGGGGAAACGGCGATTCCCGTCGATCTGCATGTCATCTGTGCAACCCATCGTAATATTCTGGATATGGTGGCCAGCGGCGCATTCCGGGAGGATCTCTATTATCGCCTTAACGGGATCGCCTTCGAGTTGCCGTCGTTGCGTGAGCGTTCCGATCTGGAACGTTTGATCAACGACGTGCTTTTGATCGAGGCCGGCAACAGCGTCGAGAGCGTAGTCATCGATGATGCGGCTATGCGGGTCATGACGGATTTTTGCTGGCCGGGCAACATTCGGCAGTTGCGCAATGCTCTGCGGTATGCCCTGGCAGTTTGTGATAACGGTGTAATTACCTGCGCCGACCTGCCGGTGGATATCACGGTTACCGGATCGACGGATCCCGCAGCCGCGTCGTTGACCGCTTCTCGTCGGCAGCCGGTTGCCCAGTTGCCCGAAGAGCCTGTCAGGCCGCCTGCTGCGTCGGTGGTCGACGAGGCCGTTGCCGGTCTCAATGCCATGGAGCAGGCTGAGCGTCAGGTTATCCTTGAGGCCCTTCAGAAGTACAAGTGGCAAGTGTCCAAGGCTGTCAAAGAGGTCGGCATCAGTCGCGCGACCATGTATCGCAAGATGGATAAATATGCCATCGTGCCGCCCAATAAGCGTTAA
- the tadA gene encoding tRNA adenosine(34) deaminase TadA — translation MDLDQQDRGFMQEALVEASAAARLGEVPVGAVVVKDGMIIGRGHNLRETSNDPTTHAEMIAIRQAAAAIDSWRLIGCTLYVTLEPCVMCMGAIILARIPRLVFGSRDPRVGAVGSIFDLSRDERFNHQVAVTEGVLALESSDMLSGFFRQLRAEKKSRKRKAADSEDQT, via the coding sequence GTGGATCTTGATCAACAAGACAGGGGCTTTATGCAAGAGGCCCTGGTAGAGGCCTCAGCCGCCGCAAGGTTGGGTGAGGTTCCTGTCGGGGCTGTTGTCGTTAAAGACGGCATGATTATCGGCCGGGGTCACAACCTGCGGGAAACCAGTAACGATCCCACGACCCATGCCGAGATGATTGCTATCCGGCAGGCTGCTGCCGCCATCGATTCCTGGCGGCTGATCGGTTGCACGCTGTATGTGACGCTGGAACCCTGCGTCATGTGCATGGGGGCTATTATCCTGGCCCGAATCCCGCGACTTGTTTTCGGCAGTCGTGATCCGCGTGTCGGAGCTGTGGGCTCCATTTTCGATCTGTCCCGGGACGAGCGTTTCAACCATCAGGTGGCGGTCACCGAAGGTGTTCTTGCCCTGGAAAGCAGCGATATGCTCAGCGGTTTTTTTCGGCAGTTACGGGCCGAGAAAAAAAGCCGCAAGCGCAAGGCTGCCGATAGCGAAGATCAAACATAG